One Mycolicibacterium crocinum DNA window includes the following coding sequences:
- a CDS encoding SDR family NAD(P)-dependent oxidoreductase: protein MTGRLAGRTAIVTGASRGLGRATAVALAAEGAAVAVVARTEQQWDDRLPGTIGETVGAIEKAGGRAAAIQADLLERDDLPRLVEEARAALGPITILVNNAAFTAPGRPPKPDAAPRPAKSASAPAAVNTEWPGFVTIPPNAYRRHFEIGVFASYELMQLVCPDMFAAGLGSIINVTSVASRVPGDGPYKDFTGGVLPGYGGSKAALEHLTWCAAYDLQRHNIAVNALAPSRPIPTPGLSYYRNEFANVSPEDEFARAAVELALVDANVVTGRTIGHLEALDGSFAPFTNTKSALG, encoded by the coding sequence ATGACAGGACGACTTGCCGGCCGAACCGCGATCGTCACCGGCGCCAGCCGGGGGTTGGGTCGTGCGACCGCTGTGGCGCTGGCCGCCGAGGGTGCCGCGGTGGCAGTGGTGGCGCGGACCGAACAGCAATGGGACGACCGGCTGCCGGGTACGATCGGCGAAACCGTCGGTGCGATCGAAAAGGCCGGCGGTCGGGCCGCGGCCATCCAAGCCGATCTGCTTGAGCGCGACGACCTTCCCCGGTTGGTCGAGGAAGCCCGGGCCGCGCTGGGCCCGATCACGATACTGGTCAACAATGCCGCATTCACTGCTCCGGGCCGTCCGCCCAAGCCGGATGCCGCACCCAGACCGGCGAAGAGCGCGAGCGCGCCGGCGGCGGTCAACACCGAGTGGCCCGGCTTCGTCACGATCCCACCGAATGCCTATCGCCGGCATTTCGAGATCGGTGTGTTCGCGTCCTATGAACTCATGCAACTGGTGTGCCCCGACATGTTCGCCGCCGGTCTCGGGTCGATCATCAACGTGACATCGGTGGCGTCCCGGGTGCCCGGGGACGGGCCCTACAAGGACTTCACCGGAGGAGTGCTGCCCGGTTACGGGGGATCGAAAGCGGCGCTGGAACACCTGACCTGGTGTGCGGCATACGATCTGCAACGGCACAATATCGCGGTCAACGCGCTGGCGCCGTCGCGGCCGATCCCGACGCCGGGGCTGTCGTACTACCGCAACGAGTTCGCCAATGTGTCACCGGAGGACGAGTTCGCCCGTGCGGCAGTCGAATTGGCGCTCGTCGACGCGAACGTCGTGACCGGGCGCACCATCGGCCACCTCGAAGCGCTCGACGGCAGTTTCGCCCCGTTCACCAACACCAAGTCCGCACTGGGCTAG
- a CDS encoding DUF4344 domain-containing metallopeptidase, whose amino-acid sequence MTDCVRAGAALLGLVVLVSACGSTASHNDQHSESAVSPSTAEAGPAQSARPAEPSGTGRDDASGSMNPRYDDATSPEAKTGRDIQQEANLLNHLSESVNNTLKLPHDIQLVGKQCDTANAWWDPNDNSVTLCYEEANEGLEIYTKAGDADPRASTVNGEIATFYHELGHMVISLYDLPITGREEDVADQLSAYILLTPGPDGKVDPGNVQAIKDSAREFQGYAEAAGELDDADLAGGHSPNKVRAFNMECWLYGSNPAANGDLVGDGHLPQSRAELCEDEWDKLSHAWSQLLGPHLK is encoded by the coding sequence GTGACAGACTGCGTTCGCGCCGGTGCGGCTCTCCTCGGCCTGGTGGTACTCGTCAGCGCGTGCGGCAGTACGGCATCGCATAACGATCAGCATTCCGAGTCCGCTGTCAGCCCCTCCACGGCGGAAGCCGGCCCGGCGCAATCAGCGCGTCCAGCCGAGCCGTCCGGGACCGGTAGGGACGATGCGTCGGGCTCGATGAATCCCCGGTATGACGACGCCACCTCGCCCGAGGCCAAGACCGGCCGCGACATCCAACAGGAGGCCAACCTCCTGAACCATCTCTCGGAGAGCGTCAACAACACACTCAAACTGCCGCACGACATTCAGTTGGTCGGTAAGCAGTGCGATACCGCCAACGCGTGGTGGGATCCGAACGACAACTCGGTGACGCTGTGCTACGAAGAAGCGAACGAAGGTCTGGAGATCTACACCAAAGCCGGTGACGCCGATCCCAGGGCGTCCACGGTCAACGGTGAGATCGCCACCTTCTACCACGAGCTCGGTCATATGGTGATCAGCTTGTACGACCTGCCCATCACGGGCCGCGAAGAGGATGTCGCCGACCAGCTTTCGGCCTACATCCTGTTGACTCCCGGACCGGACGGCAAAGTCGATCCGGGCAATGTGCAGGCCATCAAAGACTCGGCACGTGAATTCCAGGGCTACGCCGAGGCCGCCGGTGAACTCGATGACGCCGACCTCGCCGGTGGCCACTCGCCGAACAAGGTCAGGGCCTTCAACATGGAATGCTGGCTCTACGGGTCCAATCCGGCCGCCAACGGCGACCTGGTCGGCGACGGCCATCTTCCGCAGAGCCGAGCCGAGCTGTGCGAGGACGAATGGGACAAGCTGAGCCACGCGTGGAGTCAGTTACTGGGCCCGCACTTGAAGTAG
- a CDS encoding enoyl-CoA hydratase, with translation MILLSDDHGAVRVLTMNRPEVRNALSTELFEALYAALGEADADESVRAVVLTGADPAFCAGVDLKQAQNLGMDYFGRFDKMNCMNAIVELSKPVVGAVNGPTFTGGLEIALACDFLIASERAVFADTHARVGILPGGGMTARLPRLVGSGMARRLSMTGEVVDAQRAEKIGLVTEVVDHERLLPRALELAAQIAEVPAATMAGLKEIYRTGTAAVTGPALAAERAVSADSHVSTEEMAARQREVAERNKRQM, from the coding sequence ATGATCCTCCTCAGCGATGACCACGGCGCGGTCCGGGTCCTGACGATGAACCGGCCCGAAGTGCGCAACGCGTTGAGCACCGAGTTGTTCGAGGCGCTGTACGCCGCGCTCGGCGAGGCCGACGCCGACGAGTCCGTGCGCGCGGTGGTGCTGACCGGTGCCGACCCGGCGTTCTGTGCGGGCGTCGACCTCAAGCAGGCGCAGAACCTCGGCATGGACTACTTCGGTCGGTTCGACAAGATGAACTGTATGAACGCGATCGTCGAGCTGAGCAAACCGGTCGTCGGGGCGGTCAACGGGCCGACGTTCACGGGCGGCTTGGAGATCGCGCTAGCGTGTGACTTCCTGATCGCCTCGGAGCGAGCGGTTTTCGCCGACACCCACGCCCGCGTCGGCATCCTGCCGGGCGGCGGGATGACGGCGCGGCTGCCGCGGCTGGTGGGTTCGGGGATGGCGCGGCGATTGTCGATGACCGGTGAGGTGGTCGACGCACAACGCGCAGAGAAGATCGGTTTGGTCACCGAAGTGGTTGACCACGAACGACTTCTGCCGCGGGCGCTGGAACTGGCCGCGCAGATCGCCGAGGTGCCCGCTGCGACCATGGCCGGTCTCAAGGAGATCTACCGCACCGGGACCGCGGCCGTCACCGGACCGGCGTTAGCGGCCGAACGCGCCGTGTCCGCCGACTCGCATGTCAGTACCGAGGAAATGGCCGCCCGCCAGCGCGAGGTCGCCGAGCGCAACAAGCGGCAGATGTAA